The nucleotide sequence GGTTTGTGTCTATGTTGGCGCGGAATGCGAAAAGCGGCGCATACGGCCTTGCCGTCTTGGGTGGGTTGGACGAACCACATCTCCGCCAATGCGGTGAGCAGGTGGAGGCCACGGCCGCTCTCGCTCATTGGAGTGGGCGGTTTGGGGTTCACTTGTGTGATGTCCGGCAGGGGGTCACAGACCCGGGCCACGGCGTGGCGCGGGTGGACTTCGATGATCAAGCGCAGTGGGCCGGGTGTGTGTTCGACGGCGTTGACGACGAGTTCGTTGACGCCGAGCACGATGTCGTCCAGCTGCTCTGGGGAACGGCTGCGGTAGGCGTCCTCAACTGCCCGTCTGGCGACAGCGGTTGGTCTGGCGCAGGTGGTCAACGGGACGGTCAGATGCTGGAGGGGGTAGGTGAAGCGGGTCGGGAGCAGGGTATTCGGGGACGGTGGCATCGTCTGATTCCCTCGTGCTTGGAACGGGCGCGCTTGGGCCGGGGCGGGGTGCGGCTGTTTTCACGGTGGTGGAGTTGCGGTGCGCCGAGCTCCGGTGCGAATGCTGATCCATGGGTGCTTCGTTCGCGCACGGCACCGCGCTCGTCGGTGAACTTCAGTGCCACCGAGCGGATTGGGTGCGGGGGTGCCGTACGGCCTGGGTCACGCGCGGGGTGAGTGAGTCGTGTGTGGTTGCGCGCGTGAGTGCCTGCACG is from Yinghuangia sp. ASG 101 and encodes:
- a CDS encoding ATP-binding protein encodes the protein MPPSPNTLLPTRFTYPLQHLTVPLTTCARPTAVARRAVEDAYRSRSPEQLDDIVLGVNELVVNAVEHTPGPLRLIIEVHPRHAVARVCDPLPDITQVNPKPPTPMSESGRGLHLLTALAEMWFVQPTQDGKAVCAAFRIPRQHRHKP